A single window of Paenibacillus sp. SYP-B4298 DNA harbors:
- a CDS encoding YlbL family protein, protein MEPTHRRAAAYIIRPALAAALLMFILLYMPTPYAAYEPGLVEAVAPMVKVERSDKPSKGAFMLTTVKMTYANYWTVIQSLWNDELALLRKQDVLGDQSETEYAARLLYVMANSQSNAVEAAYREAGIAYEAKVRRLAVTDVLPEHKGFRPGDMLIALDGAKLGTAEELVQRLQRRQAGDLLSWTVARQGQELELALPLAAVPQDLAGADLPLALGGIVLAEIRDLEPSRPELAVSIAAGDIGGPSAGLMFALQTLDELTVGDLTASLRIAGTGTITPDGKVGEIGGARFKVTAAHRAGAELFLVPPGNAQEAKEKAAALGSHMRIEPVATLHEAVVLLQSLAGGRPGGNGEAQ, encoded by the coding sequence GTGGAACCCACACATCGACGCGCTGCGGCGTATATCATCCGACCGGCGCTTGCTGCCGCGCTGCTCATGTTCATCCTGCTCTACATGCCGACGCCATATGCGGCCTATGAGCCGGGGCTTGTCGAGGCGGTTGCGCCAATGGTAAAGGTAGAGCGGAGCGATAAGCCGAGCAAGGGAGCATTCATGCTGACGACAGTAAAAATGACGTATGCTAATTATTGGACGGTGATTCAATCACTGTGGAATGATGAGCTTGCTTTGCTGCGCAAGCAGGACGTGCTGGGCGATCAGAGTGAGACGGAGTATGCCGCCAGGCTGCTCTATGTCATGGCTAATTCCCAGAGCAATGCGGTGGAGGCGGCTTACCGCGAGGCGGGTATCGCCTATGAGGCGAAGGTGCGCCGCCTGGCTGTAACAGATGTGCTGCCGGAGCATAAGGGCTTTCGCCCAGGGGATATGCTGATCGCGCTGGATGGAGCCAAGCTGGGAACGGCGGAGGAATTGGTTCAACGGCTGCAGAGGAGGCAGGCAGGCGACCTGCTAAGCTGGACGGTCGCGCGGCAGGGACAGGAGCTTGAGCTCGCACTGCCGCTGGCGGCGGTGCCGCAAGACTTGGCGGGAGCGGATCTGCCGCTCGCGCTCGGTGGCATCGTGCTGGCAGAGATTCGGGATCTGGAGCCCTCCCGACCCGAATTGGCGGTATCGATCGCTGCCGGCGATATTGGAGGCCCGTCTGCCGGTCTGATGTTCGCCCTGCAGACGCTGGATGAGCTGACGGTGGGCGATCTGACCGCCAGCCTCCGCATTGCTGGCACCGGCACGATTACGCCAGATGGCAAGGTGGGCGAGATCGGTGGAGCCCGCTTCAAGGTGACGGCAGCTCATCGCGCCGGAGCCGAGCTGTTCCTGGTGCCGCCGGGCAATGCGCAGGAGGCGAAGGAGAAGGCGGCAGCGCTCGGCAGCCACATGCGCATCGAGCCGGTCGCAACGCTGCACGAAGCGGTCGTGCTGCTGCAATCGCTGGCAGGCGGAAGGCCAGGGGGTAACGGCGAAGCGCAGTAA